A genomic window from Megalobrama amblycephala isolate DHTTF-2021 linkage group LG2, ASM1881202v1, whole genome shotgun sequence includes:
- the LOC125263582 gene encoding uncharacterized protein LOC125263582 isoform X2: MILNTAFICLCILITNGVFCVEDEVKSVSVMEGESVSLNTDVQVQRDLQIQWTFGPQNTRIAEIIKRDQMNYVFVTNDGIFRDRLQMDNHTGSLTIRNTRSEQTGLYELTVTSSRKTLKRFNVTVYAPLPIPVISSNSSNCSSSSSSSRSVSSVSRCSLVCSAVNVSHVTLSWYKGNSLLSSISVSDLSISLSLPLEVEYQDKNTYSCVINNLIRNQTKHLTANGLCHSCQEQSHRSYTIPVVVGVLLLVVMIAFFGGIVFWHIKNRRQAPQSEMQRRR, translated from the exons atgattttaaacactGCTTTCATCTGTCTATGCATTCTGATCACAAATG GTGTGTTTTGTGTTGAGGATGAAGTgaagtcagtgtcagtgatggagggagaatCTGTCTCTCTAAACACTGATGTTCAAGTACAGAGAGATCTTCAGATACAGTGGACATTTGGACCTCAAAACACTCGAATAGCTGAAATCATTAAAAGGGACCAAATGAACTATGTATTTGTCACTAATGATGGGATATTCAGAGACAGACTCCAGATGGACAATCacactggatctctgaccatcagaAACACCAGATCTGAACAGACTGGACTTTATGAACTGACTGTCACCAGCAGTAGAAAAACACTGAAGAGATTCAATGttactgtctatg CTCCTCTGCCAATTCCTGTCATTTCCAGTAACTCTTCAAactgttcttcatcatcatcatcatcaagaTCAGTGTCATCAGTGTCCAGATGTTCactggtgtgttcagctgtgaatgtgagtcatgtgactctctcctggtacaaaggaaacagtttattgtccagcatcagtgtgtctgatctcagcatcagtctctctctacctctggaggtggaatatcaggataaaaacacctacagctgtgtgatcAACAATCTCATCAGAAACCAGACCAAACATCTCACAGCCAATGGACTCTGTCACTCATGTCAAG AACAGAGTCACCGTTCCTATACTATACCAGTGGTAGTTGGCGTGTTGTTATTGGTGGTCATGATTGCTTTTTTTGGAGGGATTGTGTTCTGGCACATCAAGAACCGTAGACAAGCACCACAAAGCG
- the LOC125263582 gene encoding uncharacterized protein LOC125263582 isoform X1: protein MILNTAFICLCILITNGVFCVEDEVKSVSVMEGESVSLNTDVQVQRDLQIQWTFGPQNTRIAEIIKRDQMNYVFVTNDGIFRDRLQMDNHTGSLTIRNTRSEQTGLYELTVTSSRKTLKRFNVTVYAPLPIPVISSNSSNCSSSSSSSRSVSSVSRCSLVCSAVNVSHVTLSWYKGNSLLSSISVSDLSISLSLPLEVEYQDKNTYSCVINNLIRNQTKHLTANGLCHSCQEQSHRSYTIPVVVGVLLLVVMIAFFGGIVFWHIKNRRQAPQSVESEEIHYATTTFFARHLHHKKCNEEDDIVYSSVIVS, encoded by the exons atgattttaaacactGCTTTCATCTGTCTATGCATTCTGATCACAAATG GTGTGTTTTGTGTTGAGGATGAAGTgaagtcagtgtcagtgatggagggagaatCTGTCTCTCTAAACACTGATGTTCAAGTACAGAGAGATCTTCAGATACAGTGGACATTTGGACCTCAAAACACTCGAATAGCTGAAATCATTAAAAGGGACCAAATGAACTATGTATTTGTCACTAATGATGGGATATTCAGAGACAGACTCCAGATGGACAATCacactggatctctgaccatcagaAACACCAGATCTGAACAGACTGGACTTTATGAACTGACTGTCACCAGCAGTAGAAAAACACTGAAGAGATTCAATGttactgtctatg CTCCTCTGCCAATTCCTGTCATTTCCAGTAACTCTTCAAactgttcttcatcatcatcatcatcaagaTCAGTGTCATCAGTGTCCAGATGTTCactggtgtgttcagctgtgaatgtgagtcatgtgactctctcctggtacaaaggaaacagtttattgtccagcatcagtgtgtctgatctcagcatcagtctctctctacctctggaggtggaatatcaggataaaaacacctacagctgtgtgatcAACAATCTCATCAGAAACCAGACCAAACATCTCACAGCCAATGGACTCTGTCACTCATGTCAAG AACAGAGTCACCGTTCCTATACTATACCAGTGGTAGTTGGCGTGTTGTTATTGGTGGTCATGATTGCTTTTTTTGGAGGGATTGTGTTCTGGCACATCAAGAACCGTAGACAAGCACCACAAAGCG ttgaaagtgaaGAAATACATTATGCTACAACAACATTCTTTGCACGTCATTTACATCATAAG AAATGCAATGAAGAAGATGACATAGTGTACTCAAGTGTTATCGTGAGCTAA
- the LOC125263582 gene encoding uncharacterized protein LOC125263582 isoform X3, whose amino-acid sequence MILNTAFICLCILITNGVFCVEDEVKSVSVMEGESVSLNTDVQVQRDLQIQWTFGPQNTRIAEIIKRDQMNYVFVTNDGIFRDRLQMDNHTGSLTIRNTRSEQTGLYELTVTSSRKTLKRFNVTVYAPLPIPVISSNSSNCSSSSSSSRSVSSVSRCSLVCSAVNVSHVTLSWYKGNSLLSSISVSDLSISLSLPLEVEYQDKNTYSCVINNLIRNQTKHLTANGLCHSCQEQSHRSYTIPVVVGVLLLVVMIAFFGGIVFWHIKNRRQAPQSDT is encoded by the exons atgattttaaacactGCTTTCATCTGTCTATGCATTCTGATCACAAATG GTGTGTTTTGTGTTGAGGATGAAGTgaagtcagtgtcagtgatggagggagaatCTGTCTCTCTAAACACTGATGTTCAAGTACAGAGAGATCTTCAGATACAGTGGACATTTGGACCTCAAAACACTCGAATAGCTGAAATCATTAAAAGGGACCAAATGAACTATGTATTTGTCACTAATGATGGGATATTCAGAGACAGACTCCAGATGGACAATCacactggatctctgaccatcagaAACACCAGATCTGAACAGACTGGACTTTATGAACTGACTGTCACCAGCAGTAGAAAAACACTGAAGAGATTCAATGttactgtctatg CTCCTCTGCCAATTCCTGTCATTTCCAGTAACTCTTCAAactgttcttcatcatcatcatcatcaagaTCAGTGTCATCAGTGTCCAGATGTTCactggtgtgttcagctgtgaatgtgagtcatgtgactctctcctggtacaaaggaaacagtttattgtccagcatcagtgtgtctgatctcagcatcagtctctctctacctctggaggtggaatatcaggataaaaacacctacagctgtgtgatcAACAATCTCATCAGAAACCAGACCAAACATCTCACAGCCAATGGACTCTGTCACTCATGTCAAG AACAGAGTCACCGTTCCTATACTATACCAGTGGTAGTTGGCGTGTTGTTATTGGTGGTCATGATTGCTTTTTTTGGAGGGATTGTGTTCTGGCACATCAAGAACCGTAGACAAGCACCACAAAGCG acacctg A
- the LOC125263591 gene encoding uncharacterized protein LOC125263591, whose protein sequence is MILITAFICLCILITNGVFFVEDEVKSVSVMEGDSVSLNTDVQVQKDLQILWRFGPQNTRIAEIIKRDQINYIFVSNDGIFRDRLQMDNHTGSLTIRNIRSEHTGLYELTVTSSRKTLKRFNVTVYAPLPIPVISSNSSNCSSSPSSSTSSRSVSSVSRCSLVCSAVNVGYVTLSWYKGNSLLSSISVSDLSISLSLPLEVEYQDKNTYSCVINNLIRNQTKHITTNGLCHSCEEQSHRSCTIPVVVGVLLLLAMIAVCGGIVFWHIKNHKPVLKKKRKKLFKR, encoded by the exons ATGATTTTAATCACTGCTTTCATCTGTTTATGCATTCTGATCACAAATG GTGTGTTTTTTGTTGAGGATGAAGTgaagtcagtgtcagtgatggagggagattctgtctCTCTAAACACTGATGTTCAAGTACAGAAAGATCTTCAGATACTGTGGAGGTTTGGACCTCAAAACACTCGAATAGCTGAAATCATTAAAAGGGACCAAATAAACTATATATTTGTCAGTAATGATGGGATATTCAGAGACAGACTCCAGATGGACAATCacactggatctctgaccatcagaAACATCAGATCTGAACACACTGGACTTTATGAACTGACCGTCACCAGTAGTAGAAAAACACTTAAGAGATTCAATGttactgtctatg CTCCTCTGCCGATTCCTGTCATTTCCAGTAACTCTTCAAACTGTtcttcatcaccatcatcatcaacaTCATCAAGATCAGTGTCATCAGTGTCCAGATGTTCactggtgtgttcagctgtgaatgtgggttatgtgactctctcctggtacaaaggaaacagtttattgtccagcatcagtgtgtctgatctcagcatcagtctctctctacctctggaggtggaatatcaggataaaaacacctacagctgtgtgatcAACAATCTCATCAGAAACCAGACCAAACATATCACAACCAATGGACTCTGTCACTCATGTGAAG AACAGAGCCACCGTTCCTGTACTATACCAGTGGTAGTTGGTGTGTTGTTATTGCTGGCCATGATTGCAGTTTGTGGAGGGATTGTGTTCTGGCACATCAAGAACCATAAAcctgttctaaaaaaaaaaagaaagaaactatttaaaagataa
- the LOC125263582 gene encoding uncharacterized protein LOC125263582 isoform X4 has translation MILNTAFICLCILITNGVFCVEDEVKSVSVMEGESVSLNTDVQVQRDLQIQWTFGPQNTRIAEIIKRDQMNYVFVTNDGIFRDRLQMDNHTGSLTIRNTRSEQTGLYELTVTSSRKTLKRFNVTVYAPLPIPVISSNSSNCSSSSSSSRSVSSVSRCSLVCSAVNVSHVTLSWYKGNSLLSSISVSDLSISLSLPLEVEYQDKNTYSCVINNLIRNQTKHLTANGLCHSCQEQSHRSYTIPVVVGVLLLVVMIAFFGGIVFWHIKNRRQAPQSVESEEIHYATTTFFARHLHHKVRYGTSVCVCVSLPACTKLCTS, from the exons atgattttaaacactGCTTTCATCTGTCTATGCATTCTGATCACAAATG GTGTGTTTTGTGTTGAGGATGAAGTgaagtcagtgtcagtgatggagggagaatCTGTCTCTCTAAACACTGATGTTCAAGTACAGAGAGATCTTCAGATACAGTGGACATTTGGACCTCAAAACACTCGAATAGCTGAAATCATTAAAAGGGACCAAATGAACTATGTATTTGTCACTAATGATGGGATATTCAGAGACAGACTCCAGATGGACAATCacactggatctctgaccatcagaAACACCAGATCTGAACAGACTGGACTTTATGAACTGACTGTCACCAGCAGTAGAAAAACACTGAAGAGATTCAATGttactgtctatg CTCCTCTGCCAATTCCTGTCATTTCCAGTAACTCTTCAAactgttcttcatcatcatcatcatcaagaTCAGTGTCATCAGTGTCCAGATGTTCactggtgtgttcagctgtgaatgtgagtcatgtgactctctcctggtacaaaggaaacagtttattgtccagcatcagtgtgtctgatctcagcatcagtctctctctacctctggaggtggaatatcaggataaaaacacctacagctgtgtgatcAACAATCTCATCAGAAACCAGACCAAACATCTCACAGCCAATGGACTCTGTCACTCATGTCAAG AACAGAGTCACCGTTCCTATACTATACCAGTGGTAGTTGGCGTGTTGTTATTGGTGGTCATGATTGCTTTTTTTGGAGGGATTGTGTTCTGGCACATCAAGAACCGTAGACAAGCACCACAAAGCG ttgaaagtgaaGAAATACATTATGCTACAACAACATTCTTTGCACGTCATTTACATCATAAGGTAAGATACGGTACTTCTGTGTGCGTTTGTGTCTCGCTGCCTGCCTGTACGAAGCTCTGCACCAGTTGA